In the genome of Massilia sp. UMI-21, the window CAGGATTTCGTACTTCACATTCAGGCGCGCGGCGAGGCCGCTTCCGGGCCGCCAGTACGCGGTGGCCTCGGTCTCGAACCAGTAAGGGGCCAACCCCTGCACCCCGACGGCAAGCCAGTTCCTTCCGCCACCCTCACCGCTGTCGTGCCGCACACCCAACTGGGTACTCCAGAACGGTGCGAATGCCCGGTCCCACAGTAGCTCGGTGCGGGACGAATCGAGCGAGCCGCCCCGGCGCTCTCCCTCTACCTTGAGCCAGGCCTTGTTGTAGTCATTGCCATACCACGCCTCGGCTTCGAGGTTCTGACCGTGTTCGCCATCGCCCCTGGCTGCTTCGAGCTTGTCGACCAGTACCTTCCCGAACGGAGCGTTGTCGTTCATTTCGTGGTTGCCGAAGTTGGCGTGGCGAGTCCCCTCGTTATAGGCGTTCGGATCCCGGGAGTCCGGCGGAGGGTCGCCTCCCTGCATGGGTCCCATTCGCATGGCATGACCTGCCATGACGCCCTCCGGGCCTGCCGCGCGTTCCTGGCCACCGCTTCCTGCTGCGGGAACTGCGCCGTGTCGCATGGCTGCATGATCCATGCCGGGCATGGCCCTGGTTGCCGGCTGGGCCTGCGGCTTCGCGGGAGTTGCTGCTTGTGCTGCGTGACCCGTATGGCCGGTAGCGTGACCCTGGTGTTCCGCCGCCTGCGCTGGCGGGGCCTTCTGCGCTGCGACTGGAGTGTTCGCATGCACGGCATGGCCAGCAGCATTCGACGCAGCCGGATTGGGCGGTGTCTGCTGCGGCGACTTCTTGCTGGCCGGCGCGGGTGTCCCGTGTCCCATCTTCGAGTGGTCCATGGTCGACATGTCGTGACTGCCGGTAGACTGGGGCGGCTGGGTTGGAGCTGCCGTCTGTGCTGCAGCGTGCGCCGCAACCAGGCACGCCAGCACGAGCGCGCAAGGCGCAGGCTTGATCGATGGGTTTTTCATGATACGACCACCTCCCTGAACATCCCGGCTTCCATGTGGTACAACAGATGGCAGTGGTAAGCCCAATGGCCGGGCGCATCGGCCGTGACCCGGTAGGTGATCCTTTGCGCCGGCTGTACATTGATCGTGTGCTTACGAACCTGGAATTTCCCGTCGGGAGACTCCAGCTCGCTCCACATGCCATGCAAGTGGATCGGATGGTTCATCATCGTGTCGTTCACGAGCACGATGCGCAGCCGCTCCCCGAACCGGAAGCGGATCGGCAAGGATTCCGAGAATTTCTGGCCATCGAACGACCACATGAAGCGTTCCATGTTTCCGGTCAGGTGAAGCTCGATCTCGCGGCTCGGTTCCCGTGGATCGACCGGCCCGCCGATCGTGCGCAGATCGGCATAAGTCAGGACGCGCCGGCCGTTGTCGCGCAGGTTGACGCCAGGGTCGTCGAGGTTGGTGCGCGGCATATCGACGTGCATGTCGACGCCCGGCCCGTATTCGGTGCGCGCATGCGTCACCTTCGGCGGATGGCCCGCTGCCGGCGCGCCGGCCGCTGGCATCTGCGCATGCCCACCCATCGCATGGCCGCCCGCGGCCCCCGAACCATGCATGCCTGACATGGCCATCGCACCCATCATGTCGGTCATGCTGAGCCACTGGGCCTCGTCCATCTCGGGCACTGGAGCCTGCATTCCCGGCCGTGGTGCCAGCGTGGCGCGGACGAAGCCCGAGCGGCCGATCGACTGTGCAAAGATGGTGTACGCCATGTCGTCTCGTGGCTCGACGATGACATCATAGGTTTCGGCGACCGAAATCCGGAATTCATCCACAGTGACAGGTTCGACTTCCTGTCCGTCCGCGGAGACGACGATCATTTTCAAACCCGGGATGCGCACGTCGAAGATGGTCGTCGCGGCGCCGTTGATGAAGCGCAGGCGCACTCGTTCGCCGACGCGGAACAGGCCGGTCCAGTTCATCTCTGCTGTGGAGCCGTTGATGAGGTAACGCAGTGCCCCGCTGATATTCCGGCTGGCCGTCACATCGCTGAAGTCGGTCGGCATCATGCGCATCTGGTTCCACATCTTGCGCTTGTCCACGGCCGCAGCGAATCCCATGCTCCGCACGTCCCGGATGAACTCGCCGAAGGTGGGCTGTTTGTTGTTGAAGAAGTCGCTCATCTTCTTCAGGTTGGCCAGCACCCGCTCCGGCTTCTCGTCCGTCCAGTCCGACAGCATCACGACATAGTCGCGCTCGGCCTCGACCCACTCGCCGGCTTTCGGGAGTACGACGATCGGGCCGTACAAGCCGAGCTGCTCCTGAAGTCCAGAATGGCTGTGGTACCAGTACGTACCGCTCTGCTTGACCTCAAACCGGTAGGTAAATGTCTGCCCTGGCTGGATCCCGGCGAAACTCAGACCCGGCACCCCATCCATGTCGGCGGGGAGAAGGATGCCGTGCCAATGAATCGAACTGACTGCCGACAACCGGTTGGTCACCCGAATCGTGACGGTATCGCCCTCGTTCCAGTAGAGGGTGGGCGCCGGCACCTGGCCATTGACCGCAATGGCGATGCGGTCCGCTCCGGTGAAGTTGACGCGCATCGGTCCGATCTCGAGATCGAAACTGGTACCGCGAAGATGGCGCCTGTCCTGCGCGGCAAACAACGCGCCAGGGCTGAAGCCCGCGAGGCCTATCGCTGCGCCGATCCCTTGCAGGAAGCGGCGGCGCCAGCTGCTTGCGCAGCCGTGAGTAACTACTGAACGTTTCATAAGGTTCTCCGATTCGACATGCGACTTCTGGCACAGTACACAGTAATCTGCTCGATTCGGCCCAAACGTTCCCCATGCCGGTAACCAGGGACGCGGACACACCTGCCCCGCGGCGGATAGCCAACAGGGCACGACTCGATTGTTTGATCTGATTTGTTTGAACGCGTGCCCGGTCAGGTTGACTCATTCGCGCAGGCGCGAGCGCAGGCACGGGCCGGTCTTCCGCAAATCAGGAACGCATCGCCGGCGTTAGCCGTGAAGGATTACGCCGCGATTGACGCGGCAGTGCGTGGGGGGCGTTCGATCCGGGCAGGAATATGCCCGGGGAACGAAGGCAAGGAAAATTGCAGGGCAGTGCTGACCGCTTCCTCGACCGCAGTCACGGCCATTACAGGCGGTGGCGCATAGGCGCCGATGGAGCAATTTGCACAGGTGCCGCAGCCAGATCGCGCGTGCGCGCCGTCATCGTCGCAGT includes:
- a CDS encoding copper resistance protein B translates to MGPMQGGDPPPDSRDPNAYNEGTRHANFGNHEMNDNAPFGKVLVDKLEAARGDGEHGQNLEAEAWYGNDYNKAWLKVEGERRGGSLDSSRTELLWDRAFAPFWSTQLGVRHDSGEGGGRNWLAVGVQGLAPYWFETEATAYWRPGSGLAARLNVKYEILFTPRLILEPELGANLYSRADPERATGKGLSDINMGLRLRYEITRKFAPYIGVTWNRQFGGTADYTRQRGGDRSEVQAVVGVRLWF
- a CDS encoding copper resistance system multicopper oxidase → MKRSVVTHGCASSWRRRFLQGIGAAIGLAGFSPGALFAAQDRRHLRGTSFDLEIGPMRVNFTGADRIAIAVNGQVPAPTLYWNEGDTVTIRVTNRLSAVSSIHWHGILLPADMDGVPGLSFAGIQPGQTFTYRFEVKQSGTYWYHSHSGLQEQLGLYGPIVVLPKAGEWVEAERDYVVMLSDWTDEKPERVLANLKKMSDFFNNKQPTFGEFIRDVRSMGFAAAVDKRKMWNQMRMMPTDFSDVTASRNISGALRYLINGSTAEMNWTGLFRVGERVRLRFINGAATTIFDVRIPGLKMIVVSADGQEVEPVTVDEFRISVAETYDVIVEPRDDMAYTIFAQSIGRSGFVRATLAPRPGMQAPVPEMDEAQWLSMTDMMGAMAMSGMHGSGAAGGHAMGGHAQMPAAGAPAAGHPPKVTHARTEYGPGVDMHVDMPRTNLDDPGVNLRDNGRRVLTYADLRTIGGPVDPREPSREIELHLTGNMERFMWSFDGQKFSESLPIRFRFGERLRIVLVNDTMMNHPIHLHGMWSELESPDGKFQVRKHTINVQPAQRITYRVTADAPGHWAYHCHLLYHMEAGMFREVVVS